One window from the genome of Methanothermobacter thermautotrophicus encodes:
- the gatE gene encoding Glu-tRNA(Gln) amidotransferase subunit GatE, translated as MDWEKIGLRMGLEIHQQLDTESKLFCPCRTELTDSEPDHDIVRNLRPTQSELGKFDRAAFEEAMRRLHFHYENYFEETCLVEADEEPPHPLNPEALEIAVTIALLLNMRVVDEFHTMRKQVIDGSNTGGFQRTGLVATDGHLETPQGTVKIENLCLEEDAARRIRETGDGVVFRLDRLGIPLVEITTDPSISDPQQLREVAYQIGQILRSTRVKRGLGTIRQDLNISIRDGARVEVKGVQDLDLIPEIVEREVRRQLSLVEIRNTLQERGAMVEDEIFDVSDVFTDTESRIISSAESVLAVKLRGFDGLIGVEIQPGRRLGTEMADYAKKRGVSGIFHTDELPAYGITEDEVQGLREAAGASPGDAVVMVAHDRDTAEKALREVIRRAEMAIQGVPEETRKALPDGNTQYLRPLPTSSRMYLETDIPLFRIEEDLIEDIRRNLPELPSEKKERIMREYGLSEDLASQLVKRNLVDEFEALVEFRVDVTVIASLLAYTLRELRREGHDVDGLGLDELRDAIKLLEDGKISRDALRDIVACMADEGLAAEDAAAKLNLLLLSEDEIQAIIQDIVEGNLDMISERGMGAMGPLMGKAMGRLRGRADGKVVNRILREKIQERL; from the coding sequence ATGGACTGGGAGAAAATAGGACTCAGGATGGGCCTTGAGATACACCAGCAGCTTGATACAGAGAGTAAGCTCTTCTGTCCCTGCAGAACAGAACTCACCGATTCTGAACCCGACCATGATATTGTAAGGAACCTCAGGCCAACCCAGAGCGAGCTCGGGAAATTCGACAGAGCAGCCTTTGAGGAGGCCATGAGGAGGCTCCACTTCCACTACGAGAACTACTTCGAGGAAACATGCCTCGTTGAGGCGGATGAGGAGCCCCCACACCCCCTGAACCCGGAGGCACTTGAAATCGCAGTTACCATCGCACTCCTCCTTAACATGAGGGTCGTTGATGAGTTCCACACCATGAGGAAGCAGGTGATCGATGGGAGTAACACCGGCGGATTCCAGAGGACAGGACTCGTTGCAACCGACGGGCACCTCGAAACCCCCCAGGGGACAGTCAAAATAGAGAACCTCTGCCTTGAGGAGGACGCCGCAAGGAGGATCAGGGAGACAGGTGACGGCGTGGTCTTCAGACTGGACCGGCTCGGCATACCCCTCGTTGAGATAACCACCGACCCCTCAATTAGTGACCCCCAGCAGCTGAGGGAGGTCGCCTACCAGATAGGGCAGATCCTGAGGAGCACCAGGGTCAAGAGGGGCCTTGGAACCATAAGGCAGGACCTCAACATATCCATACGTGATGGCGCCAGGGTGGAGGTGAAGGGGGTCCAGGACCTTGACCTCATACCCGAGATAGTTGAGAGGGAGGTCAGGAGGCAGCTCAGCCTGGTTGAGATAAGGAACACCCTCCAGGAGAGGGGCGCCATGGTTGAGGATGAAATATTCGATGTATCAGACGTATTCACAGATACAGAATCAAGGATAATCTCCTCAGCGGAGTCTGTACTCGCAGTTAAACTGAGGGGCTTTGACGGTCTCATAGGGGTTGAAATCCAGCCGGGAAGGCGCCTAGGCACCGAGATGGCCGATTATGCTAAAAAGAGGGGTGTGAGCGGCATATTCCACACCGATGAACTCCCTGCCTACGGTATAACAGAGGACGAGGTTCAGGGCCTCAGGGAGGCCGCTGGTGCCTCACCAGGTGATGCGGTTGTCATGGTTGCCCATGACAGGGACACCGCAGAGAAGGCCCTCAGGGAGGTTATAAGGCGTGCGGAGATGGCCATCCAGGGCGTCCCTGAGGAGACAAGGAAGGCCCTGCCAGACGGTAACACACAGTACCTGAGGCCACTGCCGACCTCAAGCAGGATGTACCTTGAAACAGACATACCCCTCTTCAGGATAGAGGAGGATCTCATCGAGGACATCAGGAGGAACCTGCCTGAGCTTCCATCAGAGAAGAAGGAGAGGATAATGAGGGAGTACGGTTTGAGTGAGGACCTGGCATCACAGCTGGTTAAGCGTAACCTTGTGGATGAATTCGAGGCTCTCGTAGAGTTCAGGGTCGATGTAACCGTGATAGCCTCACTCCTGGCCTACACCCTGAGGGAGCTCAGGAGGGAGGGCCATGATGTGGATGGCCTGGGCCTTGATGAACTTAGAGATGCCATTAAACTCCTTGAGGATGGTAAGATCTCCAGGGATGCCCTCCGGGACATAGTGGCCTGCATGGCTGATGAAGGCCTTGCAGCAGAGGATGCTGCCGCTAAGCTCAACCTCCTCCTCCTTTCAGAGGATGAGATCCAGGCCATAATCCAGGACATCGTTGAGGGTAACCTCGATATGATATCTGAGAGGGGTATGGGTGCAATGGGTCCCCTTATGGGGAAGGCCATGGGCAGGCTCCGGGGAAGGGCTGATGGTAAGGTTGTAAACAGGATCCTCAGGGAGAAAATCCAGGAAAGGCTCTAA
- a CDS encoding GMP synthase subunit A → MILIINNHGQYNHRIHRTLRYLQIPSELVPNTTPLDDIISRDPDGLILGGGPSLERSGNCVEYIQNLEIPILGICLGHQLIAKAYGGEVATAEAESYAQIELEILDEDDIFRGLGPRMSVWASHKDEVKKLPDEFDVLATSSICEVEAMKHHDKPVYGIQFHPEVHHTRDGHRVFENFHEVCRSP, encoded by the coding sequence ATGATACTCATCATCAACAATCACGGCCAGTACAATCACAGGATACACAGGACGCTCAGGTATCTCCAGATACCCTCCGAGCTTGTACCCAACACCACACCCCTTGATGATATCATCTCACGGGACCCTGATGGCCTCATACTGGGTGGTGGACCCTCACTCGAGAGGTCCGGTAACTGTGTGGAGTACATACAGAACCTCGAAATACCCATCCTCGGCATATGCCTGGGCCACCAGCTGATAGCAAAGGCCTACGGTGGAGAGGTTGCGACGGCAGAGGCAGAGAGCTACGCCCAGATCGAACTCGAAATACTCGACGAGGACGACATATTCAGGGGACTGGGGCCAAGGATGAGCGTATGGGCCTCCCACAAGGACGAGGTTAAGAAGCTGCCAGATGAATTCGATGTCCTGGCAACGTCAAGCATATGTGAAGTGGAGGCCATGAAACACCATGATAAACCGGTGTATGGTATACAGTTCCACCCTGAGGTTCACCATACAAGGGATGGGCACAGGGTCTTCGAGAACTTCCATGAGGTCTGCAGGTCCCCATGA
- the vorC gene encoding 3-methyl-2-oxobutanoate dehydrogenase subunit VorC, with protein sequence MKKAYPVINSLECKACERCIIACPRNVLYMSSEINERGYHYVEYRGEGCNGCGNCYYTCPEINAIEVHIERCEDGNTDG encoded by the coding sequence ATGAAGAAGGCATATCCAGTGATAAACAGCCTGGAGTGCAAGGCATGCGAACGCTGCATAATCGCATGCCCCAGGAATGTCCTCTACATGAGCAGCGAAATCAATGAGAGGGGCTACCACTACGTTGAGTACCGGGGCGAGGGATGCAATGGATGCGGGAACTGCTACTACACCTGCCCCGAGATAAATGCCATTGAGGTCCACATAGAGAGGTGTGAAGATGGCAACACAGATGGTTAA
- a CDS encoding adenosine-specific kinase yields the protein MELKKVKIESREDINIILGQSHFIKTVEDIYEAIVNTVPQAKFGIAFAEASGDCLVRHAGNDEELEELAAEAMLEIAAGHSFIVFLRDAFPINVLQRIKDVPEVVNIYCATANPVEVIIAETDQGRGIMGVIDGNSPGEIEGDEDIAARKKFLRVIGYKF from the coding sequence ATGGAGTTAAAGAAGGTTAAGATAGAGTCCCGGGAGGACATAAACATCATACTGGGACAGAGCCACTTCATAAAGACGGTCGAGGACATCTATGAGGCGATTGTGAACACGGTCCCCCAGGCGAAATTTGGGATCGCCTTTGCCGAGGCATCAGGGGACTGCCTGGTGAGGCATGCGGGAAATGATGAGGAGCTCGAGGAACTGGCTGCAGAGGCCATGCTTGAGATTGCAGCCGGACACTCCTTCATAGTGTTCCTGAGGGATGCATTCCCCATAAACGTCCTCCAGCGCATAAAGGACGTCCCGGAGGTTGTCAACATCTACTGTGCAACAGCGAATCCGGTTGAGGTTATCATAGCAGAGACCGATCAGGGAAGGGGAATCATGGGAGTCATTGATGGTAACAGCCCAGGTGAGATAGAGGGTGATGAGGATATAGCTGCAAGGAAGAAGTTCCTCCGTGTTATAGGTTACAAGTTTTAG
- the vorB gene encoding 3-methyl-2-oxobutanoate dehydrogenase subunit VorB — MATQMVKGNTAVIIGAMYAGCDCYFGYPITPASEILHEASRYFPMVGRKFVQAESEEAAINMVYGAAAAGHRVMTASSGPGISLKQEGISFLAGAELPAVIVDVMRAGPGLGNIGPEQGDYNQLVKGGGHGNYRNIVLAPSSVQEMCDLTMEAFELADKYRNPVIVLTDAVLGQMAEPLRFPEEAVEHRPDTSWAVCGNRETMKNLVTSIFLDFDELEEFNFYLQEKYARIEENEVRYEEYLVDDADIVLVAYGISSRVARSAVEAARADDIKVGLLRPITLFPFPSDRIRELADEGCRFISVEMSSGQMMEDIRMASGCRDIELVSRMGGNLIELRDVLEKIREVAGDFSD, encoded by the coding sequence ATGGCAACACAGATGGTTAAGGGAAACACAGCAGTGATAATAGGGGCCATGTACGCTGGCTGCGACTGCTACTTCGGCTACCCCATAACACCTGCAAGTGAGATACTCCATGAGGCCTCAAGGTACTTCCCAATGGTAGGAAGGAAATTCGTGCAGGCAGAGTCAGAGGAGGCTGCAATAAACATGGTATACGGTGCAGCCGCAGCAGGGCACAGGGTCATGACAGCATCATCAGGGCCTGGCATAAGTCTGAAACAGGAGGGGATCTCATTCCTCGCAGGTGCAGAGCTACCTGCAGTAATAGTGGATGTTATGAGGGCCGGTCCAGGCCTCGGAAATATCGGGCCGGAACAGGGAGACTACAACCAGCTTGTGAAGGGTGGGGGCCACGGAAACTACCGGAACATAGTCCTGGCGCCCAGCAGTGTCCAGGAGATGTGCGACCTGACAATGGAGGCCTTTGAACTGGCAGATAAATACAGGAACCCCGTGATTGTCCTCACAGATGCAGTCCTCGGTCAGATGGCCGAGCCACTGCGCTTCCCCGAGGAGGCGGTTGAGCACAGGCCAGACACATCATGGGCTGTCTGCGGTAACAGGGAGACCATGAAGAACCTTGTGACCTCCATATTCCTGGACTTCGATGAGCTTGAGGAGTTCAACTTCTACCTCCAGGAGAAGTACGCCAGGATAGAGGAGAATGAGGTGAGGTATGAGGAGTACCTGGTGGATGATGCAGATATCGTCCTTGTGGCCTATGGCATAAGCAGCAGGGTGGCCAGGAGCGCAGTTGAAGCTGCCAGGGCAGATGACATAAAGGTTGGGCTCCTCAGACCCATAACACTGTTCCCCTTCCCATCAGACAGGATCCGTGAACTTGCAGATGAAGGCTGCAGGTTCATATCAGTAGAGATGAGCAGCGGACAGATGATGGAGGATATAAGGATGGCCTCAGGCTGCAGGGACATTGAACTCGTCAGCAGGATGGGTGGAAACCTTATAGAACTGAGGGATGTTCTTGAGAAGATCAGAGAAGTTGCGGGGGATTTCAGTGACTAA
- the trxB gene encoding thioredoxin-disulfide reductase, which yields MTDYDIIVIGAGPAGLTAGIYGGRQGSSVLMLDKGPAGGLGLEVPMMENYPGFEMIAGMSLVTRMKKQATAVAELREMEEVKEIEKGDVFTVKTSRDTYTASAIIFATGSRHRQLGVPGENDLLGKGVSYCATCDGPLYKGRRVLMVGGGNSAAQEAVFLKNIGCDVSIVHRRDELRADRYLQDRLREMGIPVIWNSVVREIRGDDRVEEVVIHNRETGQEETVKVDGVFISIGEEPLNQLAVDLGVKVDDGGYIITDKWQRTNVPLVYAAGDITGGLNQWVTACAEGAIAATYAYREIQSY from the coding sequence ATGACCGATTATGATATAATAGTTATAGGGGCTGGCCCTGCCGGGCTCACAGCCGGCATCTATGGTGGAAGGCAGGGAAGCAGCGTGCTGATGCTGGATAAGGGCCCGGCCGGTGGACTGGGCCTCGAGGTGCCCATGATGGAGAACTACCCTGGATTTGAGATGATCGCAGGTATGAGCCTGGTTACAAGGATGAAGAAACAGGCCACCGCTGTTGCAGAGCTGAGGGAAATGGAGGAGGTTAAGGAGATAGAGAAAGGTGATGTGTTCACCGTCAAGACATCAAGGGACACCTACACCGCCTCCGCAATAATCTTCGCAACTGGAAGCAGGCACAGGCAGCTTGGAGTGCCGGGAGAGAATGACCTCCTCGGGAAGGGTGTATCATACTGTGCAACCTGTGACGGTCCACTGTACAAGGGTAGAAGGGTCCTCATGGTTGGCGGTGGTAACAGTGCAGCCCAGGAGGCCGTTTTCCTCAAGAACATAGGCTGTGATGTGAGTATCGTCCACAGGAGGGATGAACTTAGGGCCGATAGGTACCTCCAGGACAGGCTTCGTGAGATGGGTATCCCTGTGATCTGGAACTCTGTGGTCAGGGAGATAAGGGGTGATGATAGGGTTGAGGAGGTCGTCATCCACAACCGTGAAACCGGCCAGGAAGAGACCGTCAAGGTTGACGGGGTGTTCATATCAATAGGCGAAGAACCCCTCAACCAGCTTGCAGTTGACCTCGGTGTTAAGGTGGATGATGGAGGCTACATCATAACAGATAAGTGGCAGAGAACAAACGTGCCCCTCGTGTATGCCGCGGGAGATATAACAGGTGGTCTGAACCAGTGGGTGACCGCATGTGCAGAGGGTGCCATAGCAGCAACCTACGCCTACCGTGAAATACAGAGCTACTGA
- a CDS encoding helix-turn-helix domain-containing protein: protein MKEKSKEIGSRVRELRELSEITEEEMADYLKIDVETYRRYETGEDDIPASILFEIAHKLGVDMGLLLTGEETRMHIFTVTRKGKGVEVERRKQYRYENLAEKFIHKKAEPFIVTVEPRKEKPKTNSHPGQEFNYVLEGRIKFYIHENEIILNEGDSIFFDSSYEHAMEALDGKEARFLAIIM from the coding sequence ATGAAAGAGAAAAGCAAAGAGATAGGTTCCCGTGTAAGGGAACTCCGGGAACTCTCAGAAATCACAGAAGAAGAGATGGCCGATTACCTCAAAATTGACGTTGAAACATACCGCCGATATGAGACAGGAGAGGATGATATCCCCGCAAGCATACTCTTCGAGATAGCCCATAAACTCGGTGTTGACATGGGCCTGCTCCTCACTGGCGAGGAGACCAGGATGCACATCTTCACGGTAACCAGGAAGGGTAAGGGCGTGGAGGTTGAAAGGAGAAAACAGTACCGCTATGAGAACCTGGCAGAGAAGTTCATACACAAGAAGGCCGAACCCTTCATAGTCACAGTAGAACCCAGAAAGGAGAAACCAAAAACCAACAGCCACCCTGGACAGGAATTCAACTACGTCCTCGAGGGGCGCATAAAGTTCTACATACACGAAAATGAGATAATACTCAATGAGGGGGACTCCATATTCTTTGACTCATCCTATGAACACGCCATGGAGGCCCTGGACGGTAAAGAGGCCAGGTTCCTGGCAATAATAATGTAG
- a CDS encoding AMP-binding protein, with product MTALINEFVNRVEFDSYEDFRDNFRIRVPENFNFAYDVVDRYAEIEPDKVALVWCNDHGEERRITFGELQELSRRAASFFTGEGIKKGDTVMLTLKARYDFWYALLGLHRIGAIAIPATHMLKEKDIVYRIREADIKMVVCIAEDGVPEVFDGAIAELGSDTKKVLVGDTDRDGWINLRKELRKVSADFERPEDCAGGDDTLIVYFSSGTTGMPKMIEHDHTYPLGHIITAKYWQNVREDGLHYTVADTGWAKAMWGQIYGQWIAGSAVFVYDYDRFDPEKMLEKLEKYDITTFCAPPTIYRFLIKEDLSRYDLSGIEYAVTAGEPLNPEVFERFREHTGLQLMEGFGQTECVVCIANFPWMEPKPGSMGKPSPGYHVELVDRNGDPVDVGEEGEIVIRTAEGKPIGLFNGYYRNPEKTSEVWHDGYYHTGDTAWMDEDGYMWFVGRTDDIIKSSGYRIGPFEVESAIISHPSVLECAVTGYPDPIRGQVVKATIVLARGYEPSEELKKEIQDHVKRVTAPYKYPRIVEFVDELPKTISGKIRRVEIREHDLEGDGENQ from the coding sequence ATGACTGCTCTCATCAATGAATTCGTAAACCGTGTTGAATTTGATTCATATGAGGATTTCCGTGACAACTTCAGGATAAGGGTCCCTGAAAACTTCAACTTCGCATACGATGTGGTTGACCGATACGCTGAGATTGAACCCGATAAGGTTGCCCTGGTCTGGTGTAACGACCATGGAGAGGAGAGGAGGATAACCTTCGGTGAACTCCAGGAACTATCCAGAAGGGCCGCCAGTTTCTTCACAGGGGAGGGTATAAAAAAGGGCGACACCGTCATGCTGACCCTCAAGGCAAGGTACGACTTCTGGTACGCCCTCCTGGGACTCCACAGGATAGGGGCCATAGCAATTCCTGCCACCCACATGCTCAAGGAGAAGGACATCGTCTACCGTATAAGGGAGGCTGACATAAAGATGGTTGTATGCATAGCAGAGGACGGTGTCCCTGAAGTATTCGATGGGGCCATAGCTGAACTGGGCTCAGATACAAAGAAGGTACTGGTGGGTGACACTGACAGGGATGGATGGATAAACCTCAGGAAAGAACTGAGGAAAGTTTCAGCAGACTTTGAAAGGCCAGAGGACTGTGCAGGTGGAGATGACACCCTGATAGTCTATTTCTCATCAGGTACAACAGGGATGCCCAAGATGATAGAACACGACCACACCTACCCCCTGGGCCATATAATAACAGCCAAGTACTGGCAGAACGTGAGGGAGGATGGCCTCCACTACACGGTTGCAGACACCGGCTGGGCAAAGGCCATGTGGGGCCAGATCTACGGCCAGTGGATAGCTGGAAGCGCTGTCTTCGTCTATGACTACGACCGCTTTGACCCTGAGAAGATGCTGGAGAAGCTTGAAAAATACGATATAACCACATTCTGCGCGCCCCCAACCATCTACAGATTCCTCATAAAGGAGGACCTCTCAAGATATGATCTTTCAGGAATCGAATACGCGGTTACAGCAGGGGAACCCCTGAACCCTGAGGTCTTCGAGAGGTTCAGGGAACACACCGGCCTCCAGCTGATGGAGGGATTCGGGCAGACAGAATGCGTTGTGTGCATAGCAAACTTCCCCTGGATGGAACCAAAACCAGGATCAATGGGCAAGCCATCCCCTGGCTACCATGTTGAACTGGTGGACCGGAACGGTGACCCCGTGGACGTCGGTGAGGAGGGTGAGATAGTCATAAGAACCGCTGAGGGCAAACCCATCGGTCTCTTCAACGGATACTACCGGAACCCTGAGAAGACCTCAGAGGTGTGGCACGACGGATACTACCACACCGGGGACACTGCCTGGATGGATGAGGATGGCTACATGTGGTTCGTTGGGAGAACCGATGACATCATAAAGAGTTCAGGTTACCGTATAGGGCCCTTCGAGGTTGAAAGTGCCATCATATCCCACCCATCGGTCCTTGAGTGTGCAGTCACAGGGTACCCCGACCCCATAAGGGGACAGGTGGTGAAGGCCACCATCGTCCTTGCCAGGGGCTATGAGCCATCAGAGGAACTGAAAAAGGAGATCCAGGACCATGTTAAGCGTGTGACCGCCCCCTACAAGTACCCCAGGATAGTTGAATTCGTTGATGAACTGCCCAAGACCATAAGCGGTAAGATAAGGCGTGTTGAGATCCGTGAACATGACCTTGAAGGAGACGGTGAAAACCAATGA
- the gatD gene encoding Glu-tRNA(Gln) amidotransferase subunit GatD translates to MSYQGKARKFLESASINVGDMVRVEKPDVTYDGMVLDRADDADDRHIVLKLENGYNIGVEISDARIELIEKGSKPKIELPPVEVSEDPELPDVSIISTGGTVASIIDYRTGAVHPAFTADDLLRANPELLDIANIRGRAVFNILSENMKPEYWVETARAVYSEIKDGADGVVVAHGTDTMHYTSAALSFMLRTPVPVVFTGAQRSSDRPSSDANLNIQCSVRAAASEIAEVTVCMHATMDDLSCHLHRGVKVRKMHTSRRDTFRSINALPLAKVTPDGLKILQENYRERGSDELELSESVEEKVAFIKSYPGITPEIIKWHLNEGYRGIVIEGTGLGHCPDTLIPALREARDIGVPVAMTSQCLNGRVNMNVYSTGRRLLQAGVIPCDDMLPEVAYVKMCWVLGQTDDPETAGEMMRENIAGEINERTSIAYFRG, encoded by the coding sequence ATGTCCTACCAGGGAAAAGCAAGGAAGTTCCTGGAATCAGCCTCCATAAATGTGGGGGACATGGTGAGGGTTGAGAAGCCAGACGTCACCTATGATGGCATGGTCCTTGACCGTGCAGATGATGCAGACGACAGACACATAGTCCTGAAACTGGAAAACGGGTACAACATTGGAGTTGAAATCAGTGATGCCCGGATAGAGCTCATTGAGAAGGGATCCAAGCCAAAGATAGAGCTCCCGCCAGTTGAAGTCTCTGAGGACCCGGAATTACCTGATGTGTCGATAATATCAACAGGCGGTACCGTCGCATCCATAATAGATTACCGCACAGGGGCCGTTCACCCTGCATTCACAGCAGATGACCTTCTACGTGCAAACCCTGAACTCCTGGACATTGCAAATATAAGGGGGCGTGCAGTTTTCAACATACTCAGCGAGAACATGAAACCCGAATACTGGGTCGAGACAGCCAGGGCAGTCTACAGTGAGATAAAGGATGGTGCTGATGGAGTGGTGGTGGCCCATGGAACAGACACCATGCACTACACCTCAGCCGCCCTCAGCTTCATGCTCAGGACCCCGGTACCTGTGGTGTTCACCGGCGCCCAGAGAAGCTCAGACAGACCCTCCTCAGATGCAAACCTCAACATACAGTGCTCTGTGAGGGCAGCGGCCTCAGAAATCGCAGAGGTCACAGTCTGCATGCATGCGACCATGGATGACCTCAGCTGCCACCTCCACAGGGGTGTGAAGGTGAGGAAGATGCACACCTCAAGGAGGGACACCTTCAGAAGCATAAACGCCCTCCCCCTTGCAAAGGTGACACCGGATGGCCTTAAAATACTCCAGGAGAACTACAGGGAAAGGGGTTCAGATGAACTGGAACTGAGTGAAAGCGTAGAGGAGAAGGTGGCCTTCATAAAAAGCTACCCAGGGATAACCCCTGAGATCATAAAATGGCACCTCAACGAGGGCTACAGGGGCATCGTCATTGAGGGAACAGGCCTCGGCCACTGCCCCGACACCCTCATACCCGCCCTCAGGGAGGCCCGTGATATTGGAGTGCCTGTGGCAATGACGTCCCAGTGCCTCAATGGGAGGGTGAACATGAACGTCTACAGTACAGGGCGAAGACTGCTGCAGGCAGGTGTAATACCCTGCGACGACATGCTGCCCGAGGTCGCCTATGTGAAGATGTGCTGGGTCCTCGGACAGACAGATGACCCTGAGACAGCAGGTGAGATGATGAGGGAGAACATTGCAGGGGAGATCAATGAGAGGACATCGATAGCATACTTCAGGGGATGA
- a CDS encoding 2-oxoacid:acceptor oxidoreductase family protein, whose translation MFLRRSEKLRGISVTKKVIRKPDSLHEVFERKGGSAPTATHYCAGCGHGILHKLIGEAIDELGIQERAVMISPVGCAVFAYYYFDCGNVQVAHGRAPAVGTGISRAEDDAVVILYQGDGDLASIGLNETIQAANRGEKLAVFFVNNTVYGMTGGQMAPTTLVGEVTVTCPTGRDPRYAGYPLHMCELLDNLQAPVFIERVSLADPKRIRRARRAIKRALEIQRDGKGYAFVEVLSPCPTNLRQDAEGAERFLKEEMEREFPVKNFRDRSAEAEPLIRSESDFSRESLDRIFQIREDSVPDPVDDPEFPEVSVKIAGFGGQGVLSMGLTLAQAACSEGRHTSWYPAYGPEQRGGTSSCGVVISGERVGSPAVDTPDILVALNQPSLDEFAGKVAGGGIILYDSTTASYSGGDVRAIGVPALEIARKHGTGRAANTVMLGVMMALGLTGLDEESFREAIKFTFSGKEKIIDLNLRILEAGAEWARENIEEEF comes from the coding sequence ATGTTCTTGAGAAGATCAGAGAAGTTGCGGGGGATTTCAGTGACTAAGAAGGTGATCAGAAAGCCGGATTCACTCCACGAGGTATTTGAGAGGAAGGGTGGAAGCGCACCCACAGCGACACACTACTGTGCAGGCTGCGGGCACGGTATATTGCACAAGCTGATAGGTGAAGCCATAGATGAACTCGGAATACAGGAAAGGGCTGTTATGATAAGTCCCGTGGGCTGCGCCGTATTCGCCTACTACTACTTTGACTGTGGAAACGTCCAGGTGGCCCACGGACGTGCCCCCGCCGTTGGAACAGGGATATCACGTGCAGAGGATGACGCGGTTGTCATACTCTACCAGGGAGACGGGGACCTCGCATCCATAGGCCTCAATGAGACCATACAGGCAGCCAATCGTGGGGAGAAACTGGCGGTATTCTTCGTCAACAACACCGTCTACGGTATGACAGGGGGTCAGATGGCGCCAACGACCCTTGTCGGTGAGGTGACTGTCACCTGCCCCACCGGAAGGGACCCCAGGTACGCAGGCTATCCACTCCACATGTGCGAACTCCTGGACAACCTGCAGGCCCCTGTATTCATAGAACGCGTGTCACTGGCAGATCCGAAGAGGATAAGGAGGGCTAGAAGGGCCATTAAGAGGGCCCTGGAGATTCAGAGGGATGGTAAGGGATACGCATTCGTTGAGGTGCTATCCCCATGTCCCACAAACCTCAGACAGGACGCCGAAGGTGCGGAGAGATTCCTGAAGGAGGAGATGGAGAGAGAATTCCCTGTGAAGAACTTCAGGGACCGGTCAGCCGAAGCAGAGCCTCTGATAAGGTCAGAGAGTGACTTTTCAAGGGAGAGCCTTGACAGGATATTCCAGATCAGGGAGGACTCGGTGCCTGACCCTGTTGATGACCCTGAATTCCCCGAGGTCAGTGTGAAGATTGCAGGTTTCGGTGGCCAGGGCGTCCTGAGCATGGGACTGACACTGGCCCAGGCGGCCTGCAGCGAGGGCAGACACACATCATGGTACCCTGCCTATGGACCCGAGCAGAGGGGTGGTACCTCAAGCTGCGGCGTTGTTATATCCGGTGAAAGGGTTGGTTCACCTGCAGTGGACACCCCGGACATCCTGGTGGCCCTTAACCAGCCATCACTCGATGAATTCGCAGGGAAAGTGGCCGGTGGAGGTATCATACTCTATGACTCCACAACAGCCAGTTACAGTGGAGGAGATGTGAGGGCCATCGGTGTGCCGGCCCTAGAGATAGCAAGGAAACATGGAACTGGAAGGGCCGCCAACACCGTCATGCTGGGGGTTATGATGGCCCTCGGACTCACAGGCCTTGATGAGGAATCCTTCAGGGAGGCCATAAAATTCACCTTCTCTGGTAAGGAAAAGATCATAGACCTGAACCTGAGGATCCTTGAGGCAGGTGCAGAGTGGGCAAGAGAAAACATTGAGGAGGAGTTCTAA